One window from the genome of Chrysemys picta bellii isolate R12L10 chromosome 15, ASM1138683v2, whole genome shotgun sequence encodes:
- the LOC135975856 gene encoding uncharacterized protein LOC135975856 yields the protein MESSQDRKRAPAWTEREVRDLLAIWGDEAVIAELRSSKRNGKVLEKISKAMKDRGHNRDTQQCCVKIKELRQAYHKAREANGRSGAEPQTCRYYAELHAILGGAATTTPTVCYDSLTGETHREDGSGNEEDEDGGTVGSSQQQGSGETGFPNSQDMFVTLDLEPVTPELTQDPQGTQETSAANVSPSQRLVNIRKRKRRTRDEMFTELQMSAQADRAQQNAWRQSMLEMRKAQYEREERWRAESREEQSKWRAEDNRWRQLADRRQESMLRLLEHQTDMLERMVELQERQQEQRPPLQPLCNQQPSSPSSIASSPRRPRTRWGGLRPPSHSTPDDRPSIRRLAFNKT from the exons atggagtcctcccaggatcgcaaaagagctccagcatggaccgaacgggaggtacgagatctgctcgccatatggggagatgaagcagtgatagctgaactccgtagcagtaaaagaaatggaaaagtattagaaaagatctccaaggccatgaaggaccgaggccataacagggacacacagcagtgctgcgtgaaaattaaggagctacggcaagcttaccacaaagccagagaagcaaacggaaggtccggggcagagccgcaaacttgccgctactacgcggagctgcatgcgatcctagggggtgcagccaccactaccccaaccgtgtgctatgactctctcactggagaaacacacagggaagacggttcggggaacgaggaagatgaggatggaggtactgtaggtagctcacagcagcaaggaagcggagaaaccggtttccccaacagccaggatatgtttgtgaccctggacctggaaccagtaacccccgaactcacccaagaccctcagggcacacaggagacctctg ctgcaaatgtttctccttcgcagaggctcgtgaacattagaaagagaaaacgtaggacgagggacgagatgttcacggagctgcagatgtccgcccaggctgatagagcacagcagaatgcgtggaggcagtcaatgttggagatgagaaaagcccaatatgaacgagaggagaggtggcgggctgaatcgcgggaagaacagagcaagtggcgggctgaagacaataggtggcgtcagcttgcagacagacggcaagagtcaatgctccgtctgctggagcatcaaactgatatgctcgagcgtatggttgagttgcaggaaaggcagcaggagcagagaccgccgctacagcccctgtgtaaccaacagccctcctccccaagttccatagcctcctcaccaagacgcccaagaacacggtgggggggcctccgtccacccagtcactccaccccagatgatcgcccaagcatcagaaggctggccttcaataagacttaa